The Reichenbachiella carrageenanivorans region TGATGCAATTGCCATTTATTACCGTGTTTGTCGAAATGTGATTATGATGATTAATCACAGTATCATGCTCGATAAGCGCTTTAGTATTAATGATATTATTGATTCCAAGTTTCACATTCGCATTGATCAATGCATGATGCATGATGACCGTACCGTCTCCTATGGTTGCCCCCTTACCTATATGGCTTAGTGGGGAGATTATGGTAGGAAAGGTGCCGCCAACACTTTTCACTTTATTATATAATTCAATCCTTGTATTGGCGTTTTTGATGTGCCCAACAGTAATTACAAAATGCTGATATTTCTCTATTAATTTAGGGATATCACTGTCATTTCCAATTACCTTATAGCCTAACACATGAGTTTCATGGAGTTCGGGCTTGTCTAATATACCAACAATATTGAATAATCCAGTTGTCTCGATTACATCAATGACAGCATGACAATGTCCACCTCCCCCAATCAAGACTATATCCTTTTTCATATTTTAACACTACTTGGCACATTTACGATTCGATCTTCTAGCCATTGCGCATTGGTTTGCTCATCCACATAGCAACCAGAAAACATGAACATCTTGTGTAGCAATGTCCAAATAGGACGGCACATAACGCCTGCCTCATTTAATTTAGCAAGAAATAAGTCGCGTTCATCTCTATCACTTAAGCATAGTGCGTTTAGCCAGTAGTTAGAAATGGCATTTGATGGCTCTAAAACAATGTTCAAATCATTTTTTAAACCAAATGCTATATAGTCTTTGGCTAATTGTCGTTTGTTCTCCAAAAACATGGGTAACTGTTCTAATTGCGCGCAGGCCATGGCCGCATTCAGATTGGGCATTCTGTAGTTATATCCGATTGCATCGTGGGTATATTCCCAAGGATGTGATATTTTGGCTGTAGTGGTCCAATGTTTTGCCTTGTTAGCAAGACTTTGGTCGTTGGTGATAATCACACCACCACCACCGCATGTTAAGGTCTTGTTCCCATTAAAGCTAAAAGCTGCTGATTGACCAAATGTGCCTGTATGCTTACCTTTATAGTAACTTCCGATTGATTCGGCGGCATCTTCTACTACCACTATATTGTGTCTATTACATAAACTGACTAGTTCATCGATTCTTATGGGGTGTCCAAATGTATGCATGGGGACAACTGCGCGTACGACTTTACCTGTACGTTTGTTGATACATAAGTCACCTTTTTGTAATGTTTGATTTTCTAAAAAAGTTTTAACACTTTTTACAGAGAGACCCATAGTGTCCCGATCGACATCTAAAAAGACTGGTTTAGCTCCGCAATATGAAATAGCATTGGAAGTGGCAATAAAACTTAAGGATTGAGTGATTACTTCATCTTCCTGTTGTACTCCAGCCAACAATAGACACATGTGTAAGGCAGCTGTACCGTTAGTTGTCGCGACTGCATATTTTGCGCCTGTGAGGCTGCAAATCATTTCTTCAAAGCGATTGACATATTCACCTACCGAAGAAACAAAAGTAGAGTCTATGGCATTCATTACATATTTTCGTTCATTCCCTATAAATCTAGGCTCATGTAGGGAAATAAATTCTTCAGTAGAAGAGAAAGACTTTCGGATAAAGCCAATAAGCGCTTGATACTTTTCCATACTTTACATTTTGCTATCCAAGTATTTACCAGTTTCCTTATGCCCAAAATCTGGAATCATATCATGAAATAGGGATACAATGTCTTTTTTGTTCCAATTTAGATTGATTTTCATTTCAGCAATGCGATTAGAAAAGTGATCGAGTTGGGAGTCATCAAAGTTAGGCTCGTTTTTGATTACGCCTAACTTTTCATAGCGATCCATGTCTAGTTCTTCGTTCTTCGTGAAGAATTCTTCAAAATCTTTTTCTCCAGTAGTGTCACTTTGGACAAATAGACATGGCCATTGTCCTTTATTCGGAAGTGTTTTGACGAGTTTTCTAGCTTGTTCTTCTGATTTACAAGGATACGGTTCATAACCGATGCCTTTTAGGTAATTGACTGCAATTTCAGAAAAAGTAATAAGGTGCAGGTCTTCACTTAGCTTTGGGAAATATATTTCACGATTTTGGCCAAAAATACAGGACATTAAACAAAGTTCACCTGATTCTTGAGGAATAACAAAGTATCGCTTTACATCAGATGGAGCTACAATGGGTTGTTTTTTTTGAATTCTTTGATTGAAGCCATGTAATAGAGAGCCATCTGAGAAGGCAACATTGGCAAATCGAGCTGTTGAAATATCAATCTCCTTGCTTCTTCTCATCAAAAACATCTCCATTATACGTTTGGAAGCACCCATCATATTAACTGGGTTGGCAGCCTTGTCCGTAGAAACACAAAAGTATTTTTTTACTCCTTTTTTGATTGATTGTTGGATGGTTTTATCAGTGTTGAAAATGTTTACATCAATCATTCGCATCAGCGTAAAAGGGTCTTTTTCACTTCGTACATGCTTTAACGCAGAGAGGTTCAATACATAATCATATTGGCCATCGGCTTCAATAAAAGCATCGTACTCAAGAGAGCCTATATCTAGTGCATAAGTGCTGAAATCACCTTCAATATATCCAAACGAACTTCGTATATCCCGAACGAGCTCAACCAA contains the following coding sequences:
- a CDS encoding LegC family aminotransferase, with amino-acid sequence MEKYQALIGFIRKSFSSTEEFISLHEPRFIGNERKYVMNAIDSTFVSSVGEYVNRFEEMICSLTGAKYAVATTNGTAALHMCLLLAGVQQEDEVITQSLSFIATSNAISYCGAKPVFLDVDRDTMGLSVKSVKTFLENQTLQKGDLCINKRTGKVVRAVVPMHTFGHPIRIDELVSLCNRHNIVVVEDAAESIGSYYKGKHTGTFGQSAAFSFNGNKTLTCGGGGVIITNDQSLANKAKHWTTTAKISHPWEYTHDAIGYNYRMPNLNAAMACAQLEQLPMFLENKRQLAKDYIAFGLKNDLNIVLEPSNAISNYWLNALCLSDRDERDLFLAKLNEAGVMCRPIWTLLHKMFMFSGCYVDEQTNAQWLEDRIVNVPSSVKI
- a CDS encoding UDP-N-acetylglucosamine 4,6-dehydratase codes for the protein MLDIIGRTELLFIQDLKTYGFQLNREVENSSFLVIGGAGSIGQAVSKEIFKRKPKKLHVVDISENNLVELVRDIRSSFGYIEGDFSTYALDIGSLEYDAFIEADGQYDYVLNLSALKHVRSEKDPFTLMRMIDVNIFNTDKTIQQSIKKGVKKYFCVSTDKAANPVNMMGASKRIMEMFLMRRSKEIDISTARFANVAFSDGSLLHGFNQRIQKKQPIVAPSDVKRYFVIPQESGELCLMSCIFGQNREIYFPKLSEDLHLITFSEIAVNYLKGIGYEPYPCKSEEQARKLVKTLPNKGQWPCLFVQSDTTGEKDFEEFFTKNEELDMDRYEKLGVIKNEPNFDDSQLDHFSNRIAEMKINLNWNKKDIVSLFHDMIPDFGHKETGKYLDSKM
- a CDS encoding acetyltransferase; the protein is MKKDIVLIGGGGHCHAVIDVIETTGLFNIVGILDKPELHETHVLGYKVIGNDSDIPKLIEKYQHFVITVGHIKNANTRIELYNKVKSVGGTFPTIISPLSHIGKGATIGDGTVIMHHALINANVKLGINNIINTKALIEHDTVINHHNHISTNTVINGNCIIKNATFIGSGTIVNQGIKIVSNAIVGAMSLVNRNIDTRGTYTGIPIKMIK